The Pigmentiphaga aceris DNA segment TGGTCTGATCGAGCAAGCTGATCAGGCGCGGCTGACGCAAAAAGACCCAGGCATTGCCTGGGTCTTTTGCATTGAGCGCCTGACGGTCTTGCCTGGCGCTGTCTGACTAATGCTGTGCTACGCCGTCTTGCTTGCGCAGTATTACTTGGCGTTGCCTTTCTTGGTCTCAACGACACCGGGGCCCGTGCCGTACAAGGTGATCGAAAACTCGGCCAGGTTGAAACCCAGCTCTGCCGCGATCTCGTGCAGACGTTCCTCGATCTTCGGATCGTGGAATTCCGTAACCTTGCCGGACTGCGTGCACACCATGTGACCGTGATGGCGCTCGTTATCGGTCAGTTCGAACACGGCCTTGCCGCCCACAAACTGGCTGCGCTTGAGCAGGCCAGCCTGTTCGAACTGGGTCAACACGCGGTAAACGGTGGCCAGCCCGATGTCGACATTGTCGGCAACCAACAGGCGATAGACGTCGTCGGCGCTCAGGTGGCGGGTATCCCCTTTGCGGAATACGTCGAGCACCTTCATGCGGGGGAACGTCACCTTCAACCCCATGTTCTTCAGTTCGTCCAAATCGCTCATAAAAACTCCTTGCTGCGTCATCCAGCAATATATGCTTTTTTCGAATCGACGCGGCGAAAGTGATTGTCCCAAGCTGTACTTGGGTCGCGGTCGAATTCGGTGGTAGGAAGATTCGGGCCGCTTTGCTGCAACACGCCCTCCCCGCTGCTTAGTACAAAACGCCCTTCGCCGGCTGCTGCCACGCCGCAGCCATCTGCAATATCGGTACTGCCCAGGCATGCACCGCTGTCTGCATCCCAGTAGACCACCAGGCCGCCCACCGGGCTGGATGTTGCGACAATCTTGCCCGCCATGTCCACGCTGACCGACCCGACATAGTTGCGCAGCCGGCGCAGCAAGTCTGGCGGGCCCGCGAACAGCTCCGCCGCTGATTGACCCCGACGATGGCGGCCCACCAACGGCGGCTGGTCCTGTGCCGGCCCGGAATATTGCATGCCGAACCATACTGCGCCATCGGCGGCGATTGCCAGATGGCGGATCGACAACCGATGCTGAGTGGCCGGCAGCGCGACTCGGTCGACTACCTTGCCGCTTGCCAAGTCAAGATAGACCAGCGAAGGCGACATGGTGTCCAGGTTCAGTTCAAGCTTGCCGTAGTCTGGGTGGGTAAGGATGCCACCGTTGGCCACGCACAGCGTGCGTCCATCAGGCATCAGCAACACTTCGTGCGGGCCGACGCCGGCAGTGTCGAATTCTCCGACTCGGCGGTAGGCACCGCCTGGGCTGGCGTCATATACCCCAAGCACGCCACGCCCGGCCTCGAAGTCATTTTCAGTCGCAAACAGCAGGTGGCCGTCGTTGCGGTATACCCCGTGACCGAAATAATGCCGGTCTGCGGGCAAAGGTAGTTCGGTCGCGGGCTGACGTCCTTGTAGATCAAACGCAGTCGCGAAGAATCCTGCCTGTCTGCCGAATACCACCGCCCGTTGGCGGGGGGCGTCGATGGCAAAGCTGTGACCGCGTGCTTCCAGGTCGATTGTGCGTGCAACATGACCACGGGCATCAAGCACGACTGCTTGAAAGCTGTCGCCGTGCTTGCGTGCGGCCAGGTACGTGGGGCTGGTATCAGCGATGGCACCAGACGCGAACGCCGCCTCGCCCGTTTGCAGCTTCGATGCAGCATGCACCGCAGGCACCGCAGGCACCGCCAACAACGCAGCACCTGCCGCCAAAAACCTTCTGCGATCAATCGCCATCAGGCAGTCGCCAGCATGGCGGTTGACATCAAGACCGTTGCAAACGAGTCAACCATATCTGAATCAATCACCATCAAGCGCATTGAACCCAAGCGTGACACCAAAAGCGGGAGCGATAACGCCGCCGACCATGCTGCCCAGGTTGTCAGCAATCAGTTTCGCCAAGGTGAGATGGCGGCGATTCGGCTCTGCCAGCGCAGTGTCGAGCGGCATGTCGGCGATAGCCTGCAAACTGCTTTGCGCGCTGGCGATCTCCGTCAGGAAACCGGAATCAGCAGATCGCTCTTCCGAGCTGTAGCTGTCAGCCAGTTGCGCTGCGGCGTAGAAATCACCCATGCCACGCACGTTCGCCGCCAGATAACGAGCGGTCGAGCCACTGCGCCAGAAGGTGCCGCGCTGCGCGCGCGCCTCGGAGGCGGTGGCACCCATCATCGGCGCAAGCTTCGCTTCGCGCAGGAACTTGATGCCGGTAGCCAAGGCTTTGAAGGCTTCGGCGGCAACCTCCTGCGTATTGCGGTAGATGGAATTCTCGGCCTTCGGCTCGGTAAATGCGCGCCCGGTGTCGCCCGTGGCCGACCAGGCATCGACCAATTCAGCACTGATGTCACGCACATTGGCAGTCGTGGCGGCTGCCAGCAGACAGCGGTAGCGCGATGCAGGACTGCCATCGGACAAGGTGTCTGCGCCATCACCGAACAACAGGAATTCGACTGCGGGCAAGCCCTGCACTGCCACGCTGCGAGCGCGCAACGCGCCCGGAGCCAAGGCCGCAGGATCGGCAGCTTTCAAGGCCAGGCCCAGTTGCCTGGGGACCGCGCCGCGTGCGTCGGGCCAGAAGAAGATGCGTTCGAAACGGTTGTCGCCAATCATCGGTCCGAAGCGCAACAGTTCCACGCGTGCCCAGGCGTCCAGTAGCAGCCGGAAGTTTTCATCGATCTTTGCCCGACCCGCAGCTGGTGCACCCGCCTCGCACCAGGGCACCAGACTCGTCTGCAAGCTGTTGCTGCGTTCAAGCAGCTGGGCGGTTGCCGGCCGTATATAGCCGTCCGCCAGGCGCTGCCCCAGATCGGCGGGCAAGGTGCCGGCTGTGGCGTTTGCCGATATGCCGAATGCGGCGGCAGTCAGCACAAGCGTGGTGACCAGGCGGCGCAGATACGTTTCCGAGCTTGTCTTCCGACGCGCCAAAGCAACCACAGCAGGTGTCGCAGGACCGCCCGCCAAGGGCATCTTTTTCAGCCAGCTTTCACGAAAACCGCGCAGCGCATGCATTACAGGGACTCCAGGAATCTGATCAGGTCGGCACGTTCTTGCGCGGTCATCTTGACCACCCGGTCACGGGCCGGCTGCGCTTCGCCACCATGCCACAACACGGCTTCAAGCAGCGTGCGCGCCCGACCATCATGCAGCCAGGTAGCTTGCGGATTGACGGTCTTGGTCAAACCAATGCCCCATAGCGGTGGCGTACGCCACTCGCTGCCGCTTGCGTCGCCTTCCGGACGGCCGTCGGCCAGGCCTTCGCCCATGTCGTGCAGCAGCATGTCGGTATACGGCCAGATCAGCTGGAAGCGATGCTCCAGCCGGGCGGCGTCGCGTCGCGTTACGTACTTGGGCGTGTGGCAAGCCACACAGTTGCTGGCGTAAAACAGTTGCTTGCCCGCCAACACTCGTTCGTTATCGACCTCGCGACGCTGGGGTACGCCCAGGTTCTGCGCGTAGACATTCACAAGTTCGGCAAATTTCGCGGGCACTTCTTCCTTGCCCAAGCGCGCCTGCGCGCCGTGGGGCATGGCCAGACAGGCTTTCTGCGCTTCGGTGCAGTCACCGTAATGCGTGGGCAGCATGGGCGTGGACAAGCCCATGTCCTCGAAGAACGCCATTGAATTCTGCTGATTCACCGAGGGCTGGCCAGCTTTCCAACCAAAGCGACCCAGGACCACTTTGTTGGTCACCAGATCACGCGCCCGGTTCGGACGCCCACTTATGCCGTCGCCATAGTCACTGCGAGCATTAGCATAGATGTCGTCTTCATGAATCGCTTCCAGCAGGCCCAGGCCGATCACAGGCGGTGCCAGTCGCGGCGACATCATTACCTGCGGGTGCATGGGGCCGTAGCCCAGATCACGGATCTGGTAAGTGGGCTTCATCAAGGTGACCGTCTCGCCACCATTGAGCACAACCGGGACTTCGTCGTAGCGGATGTCGATACGACCTTCGCCTGGGACACCCGTGGCCGCAAAAGGCTGCAACTGAAGACCGTAGGTTGGTTCGGCGAAGGTGAACAGTTCCGGCACGTCAATCTTGGGGCCGCCCGCAGCAGGCGTTGGCTGCGGGATCGACAGACGCATCAACAAAGCCATGTTCTCAGACCGCTCCGGCCCTTCGAATGCCGGAATTGTGCCGCGACCGTCCTTCACATGGCAGCCCTGACAGGACCGCGCGTTATACAGCGGCCCAAGCCCGTCAGACGCATGTGTGGATGCAGGCGACGCCACCCAATCCTTGCGGAACAGACCGTTGCCCACCAAAAAATCCTGCCGGGCCTGCATGCTCAGATTGGCAGCGGGCTGGGAAAAGATATCGGCGTTGATCAGTTTGTCGATCGTGCCCGCTCCGCCCTGCATCAGCTCGAACCGTTCGGGCAGCGAAAAGTCGCGCGTGGGCGCGGTGATGGCACGAACCCGTTCCAGGTCTGCCGGGCTGAGATCACGGCGTGGACCGTCGCCAGCGGCCACTGCCGGCAAGGCAAGCGCCGCCAGCAGGAAGAAATAACTACGCATGCGAATTGGACTCACCAGGGGCTAGGCAGCACGCTTGAAATGAATGCCACACGCAGGCAGCACTGGACAGTGCTTGCCTGTGTGTGGATCGACAACCAGGGCTTATTTGAAGATTTCGCCCGGCTTGTCCAGGCTGTCCGAGCCCTCGACCTTCACACCACCCAGCTTCAGCGCCACCACGACACGCTCGAAGCTGCGCGTCTGATCGACCAGGCGGTCGATCGCTGCCTGCACCACGGCGTTGCCTTCCTTGTTGCCCTCGGCAATCATCTGGTCATAGGTTTCAACGGTTTCCGCGCGCTTTTTCAGCGCAGCCATGGCGGCCGTCGTGGCATCGAGCTTGGCGCGCACTTCTGCATCCAGGGCAGCGTCGCTGGCTTTCACCAGGTCTGACACGCTGGCCCCCTTGACCACTACGCCGTCGCTGCGCTTGTACGAACCCAGGTAGACATTTTGAATGCCAATCTGGTCGTAGTAATGCGAGTTGTGCGTATTGTCGGAGAAGCAGTCATGCTCTTCCTCGGGGTCATGCAGGATCAGGCCAAGCTTCATGCGCTCGCCGGCCAATTCGCCGTAGGACAGGCTGCCCAAACCGGTCATCAACGCAGACAGCCCTGCTGCGGGATCACTTACCACTGCCTTGCGGGCTGCGCCATTGACCTTCCAGTTGCTGACCATTTCTTCCAGGTCGGAAACCAGCAGATCGGCTGCGGCTTTCAGATACTGCACCCGGCGATCGCAATTGCCGTTGGTGCACTGCTTGGTATCGAAATCGGTAAACGGACGATTGCCTGCATGGCGTTCCTGCGGCGTGCCCTTGCGGTCGGCCGGTGCGGGACCGGTGCCGTTCAAATCCTGGCCCCACA contains these protein-coding regions:
- the fur gene encoding ferric iron uptake transcriptional regulator; its protein translation is MSDLDELKNMGLKVTFPRMKVLDVFRKGDTRHLSADDVYRLLVADNVDIGLATVYRVLTQFEQAGLLKRSQFVGGKAVFELTDNERHHGHMVCTQSGKVTEFHDPKIEERLHEIAAELGFNLAEFSITLYGTGPGVVETKKGNAK
- a CDS encoding DUF1513 domain-containing protein — protein: MAIDRRRFLAAGAALLAVPAVPAVHAASKLQTGEAAFASGAIADTSPTYLAARKHGDSFQAVVLDARGHVARTIDLEARGHSFAIDAPRQRAVVFGRQAGFFATAFDLQGRQPATELPLPADRHYFGHGVYRNDGHLLFATENDFEAGRGVLGVYDASPGGAYRRVGEFDTAGVGPHEVLLMPDGRTLCVANGGILTHPDYGKLELNLDTMSPSLVYLDLASGKVVDRVALPATQHRLSIRHLAIAADGAVWFGMQYSGPAQDQPPLVGRHRRGQSAAELFAGPPDLLRRLRNYVGSVSVDMAGKIVATSSPVGGLVVYWDADSGACLGSTDIADGCGVAAAGEGRFVLSSGEGVLQQSGPNLPTTEFDRDPSTAWDNHFRRVDSKKAYIAG
- a CDS encoding imelysin family protein — protein: MHALRGFRESWLKKMPLAGGPATPAVVALARRKTSSETYLRRLVTTLVLTAAAFGISANATAGTLPADLGQRLADGYIRPATAQLLERSNSLQTSLVPWCEAGAPAAGRAKIDENFRLLLDAWARVELLRFGPMIGDNRFERIFFWPDARGAVPRQLGLALKAADPAALAPGALRARSVAVQGLPAVEFLLFGDGADTLSDGSPASRYRCLLAAATTANVRDISAELVDAWSATGDTGRAFTEPKAENSIYRNTQEVAAEAFKALATGIKFLREAKLAPMMGATASEARAQRGTFWRSGSTARYLAANVRGMGDFYAAAQLADSYSSEERSADSGFLTEIASAQSSLQAIADMPLDTALAEPNRRHLTLAKLIADNLGSMVGGVIAPAFGVTLGFNALDGD
- a CDS encoding di-heme oxidoredictase family protein, which translates into the protein MRSYFFLLAALALPAVAAGDGPRRDLSPADLERVRAITAPTRDFSLPERFELMQGGAGTIDKLINADIFSQPAANLSMQARQDFLVGNGLFRKDWVASPASTHASDGLGPLYNARSCQGCHVKDGRGTIPAFEGPERSENMALLMRLSIPQPTPAAGGPKIDVPELFTFAEPTYGLQLQPFAATGVPGEGRIDIRYDEVPVVLNGGETVTLMKPTYQIRDLGYGPMHPQVMMSPRLAPPVIGLGLLEAIHEDDIYANARSDYGDGISGRPNRARDLVTNKVVLGRFGWKAGQPSVNQQNSMAFFEDMGLSTPMLPTHYGDCTEAQKACLAMPHGAQARLGKEEVPAKFAELVNVYAQNLGVPQRREVDNERVLAGKQLFYASNCVACHTPKYVTRRDAARLEHRFQLIWPYTDMLLHDMGEGLADGRPEGDASGSEWRTPPLWGIGLTKTVNPQATWLHDGRARTLLEAVLWHGGEAQPARDRVVKMTAQERADLIRFLESL
- a CDS encoding imelysin family protein, yielding MTTYKKRLGAILLSAAFLGTGLLSAQSAVAAVQPKQVVALYADLALAGYQDSLSGARKLRTAINALASKPSEASLKAARTAWLAARVPYQQTEAFRFGNAIVDDWEGRVNAWPLDEGLIDYVDASYGTSSDENAFYALNVIANPKLTVAGKQIDASKINPALLSEQLQEAGGNEANVATGYHAIEFLLWGQDLNGTGPAPADRKGTPQERHAGNRPFTDFDTKQCTNGNCDRRVQYLKAAADLLVSDLEEMVSNWKVNGAARKAVVSDPAAGLSALMTGLGSLSYGELAGERMKLGLILHDPEEEHDCFSDNTHNSHYYDQIGIQNVYLGSYKRSDGVVVKGASVSDLVKASDAALDAEVRAKLDATTAAMAALKKRAETVETYDQMIAEGNKEGNAVVQAAIDRLVDQTRSFERVVVALKLGGVKVEGSDSLDKPGEIFK